The following coding sequences lie in one Chanos chanos chromosome 4, fChaCha1.1, whole genome shotgun sequence genomic window:
- the med6 gene encoding mediator of RNA polymerase II transcription subunit 6 isoform X1, producing the protein MASVDLRDNLLGISWVDSGWVPILNPGNVLDYFSERSNPFYDRTCNNEVVKMQRLTLEHLNQMVGVEYILLHAQEPILYIIRKQQRQSPTQVIPLSDYYIIAGVVYQAPDLGSVIGSRVLSAVHGIQSAFDEAMSYCRYHPSKGYWWHFKDQEEREKAKPKSKKKEEPSSLFQRQRVDTLLLDLRNKFPPTFYQPKPGEKPIPVEVKKEPELPSEAVKQEDREPATKTPAPTAPSKPPPEKRPRLQ; encoded by the exons ATGGCGTCCGTGGATTTGAGAG ATAATCTGCTCGGTATATCGTGGGTTGACAGCGGTTGGGTACCTATCCTCAATCCAGGTAATGTCTTGGATTACTTTTCGGAACGGAGCAATCCGTTCTACGACCGAACATGCAACAACGAAGTTGTGAAAATGCAACGCCTTACCCTGGAACACCTAAA TCAGATGGTGGGAGTCGAGTATATTCTGCTTCATGCTCAGGAGCCCATTCTATACATCATCCGTAAACAGCAGAGGCAATCCCCTACTCAGG tTATCCCACTGTCAGACTACTACATCATAGCAGGGGTGGTGTACCAGGCTCCAGACTTGGGCTCAGTCATAGGCTCCAGAGTG CTCTCTGCTGTGCATGGCATCCAGTCTGCGTTTGATGAAGCCATGTCCTATTGTCGCTACCACCCTTCCAAAGGCTACTGGTGGCACTTTAAAGATCAGGAGGAAAGGG AGAAAGCAAAGCCCAAgtctaaaaagaaagaagaaccCAGCTCACTGTTCCAGAGGCAGAGAGTGGACACATTGCTCCTGGACCTCAGGAATAAATTCCCTCCCACTTTCTATCAG CCAAAGCCTGGTGAGAAGCCAATTCCAG TGGAGGTAAAGAAGGAGCCTGAGCTACCATCAGAGGCTGTGAAACAGGAGGACAGAGAGCCTGCCACCAAAACCCCTGCCCCAACTGCCCCAAGCAAACCCCCACCGGAGAAGAGACCCAGACTACAGTGA
- the ttc9 gene encoding tetratricopeptide repeat protein 9A: MSLDQTGLVKQPQHNEPAEVVKRALDFKTQGSQCYKDKKYREAIGKYHRALLEMKGLCRVLGDPDVSTRSSSSEQPTISKSTLTDEQKGAMENAELECYNSLAACLLQMELVNYERVKEYCLKVLRKEGENFKALYRSGVAYYHLGDFHKALHYLKESHKQQPSDTNVIRYIQLTEMKIRRNAQKELKEAP, from the exons ATGAGTCTTGACCAAACTGGAT TGGTGAAGCAGCCTCAGCACAATGAACCCGCGGAAGTCGTCAAACGCGCACTCGACTTCAAAACACAAGGCAGTCAATGTTACAAGGataagaaatacagagaagcgATTGGGAAATATCACAGAGCTCTGCTAGAGATGAAAGGTCTGTGTCGCGTGTTAGGAGACCCTGACGTGAGCACCAGGTCTTCATCCTCGGAACAGCCAACCATTAGCAAGTCCACTCTAACTGACGAGCAGAAAGGCGCGATGGAGAACGCAGAGCTTGAGTGCTACAATAGTCTCGCAG CCTGCCTGTTGCAGATGGAGCTGGTGAACTACGAGAGGGTGAAGGAATACTGTCTTAAGGTTTTAAGGAAAGAAGGGGAAAACTTTAAAGCCTTGTATCGCTCTGGTGTGGCCTACTATCATCTAGGAGACTTCCACAAGGCTTTGCACTATCTAAAGGAATCCCACAAACAGCAGCCTTCAG ATACAAACGTCATCCGCTACATCCAGCTAACAGAGATGAAGATTCGCCGGAATGCCCAGAAGGAACTGAAAGAAGCcccataa
- the med6 gene encoding mediator of RNA polymerase II transcription subunit 6 isoform X2: MASVDLRDNLLGISWVDSGWVPILNPGNVLDYFSERSNPFYDRTCNNEVVKMQRLTLEHLNQMVGVEYILLHAQEPILYIIRKQQRQSPTQVIPLSDYYIIAGVVYQAPDLGSVIGSRVLSAVHGIQSAFDEAMSYCRYHPSKGYWWHFKDQEERAKAW; this comes from the exons ATGGCGTCCGTGGATTTGAGAG ATAATCTGCTCGGTATATCGTGGGTTGACAGCGGTTGGGTACCTATCCTCAATCCAGGTAATGTCTTGGATTACTTTTCGGAACGGAGCAATCCGTTCTACGACCGAACATGCAACAACGAAGTTGTGAAAATGCAACGCCTTACCCTGGAACACCTAAA TCAGATGGTGGGAGTCGAGTATATTCTGCTTCATGCTCAGGAGCCCATTCTATACATCATCCGTAAACAGCAGAGGCAATCCCCTACTCAGG tTATCCCACTGTCAGACTACTACATCATAGCAGGGGTGGTGTACCAGGCTCCAGACTTGGGCTCAGTCATAGGCTCCAGAGTG CTCTCTGCTGTGCATGGCATCCAGTCTGCGTTTGATGAAGCCATGTCCTATTGTCGCTACCACCCTTCCAAAGGCTACTGGTGGCACTTTAAAGATCAGGAGGAAAGGG CCAAAGCCTGGTGA
- the map3k9 gene encoding mitogen-activated protein kinase kinase kinase 9 has protein sequence MDAFRSPFDNSLTSNGCTAQTLNRGSETVCWPDTCVPENGTAVPAPAVPPVSGYWTAVFDYDANAEDELSLRKGDLVEVLSKDSLVSGDEGWWTGKIEDRVGIFPSNYVISGNDISEKIRDSTSEDYADYSVPQLHLLEIEFSELVLEEIIGVGGFGKVYRALWRGNEVAVKAARRDLDEDAEQTLESVRQEAKLFAMLHHPNVMGLLGVCLREPNLCLVMEYARGGPLNRALAGKRIPPHTLVDWAVQVAQAMRYLHCQAIVPIIHRDLKSSNVLILEKVENDDLSNKTLKITDFGLAREWHRTTKMSAAGTYAWMAPEVIRSSTFSKGSDVWSYGVLLWELLTGEVPFRGIDGLAVAYGVAMNKLALPIPSTCPEPFARLIEDCWNLDPHSRPTFTNILDQLTAIEESGFFEMPVESFHSLQDDWKVEIQEMFDQLRAKEKELRSWEEELSKAALQQKCQEEALRRREQELAEREIHILERELNVIIHQLYREKPRVESRQGKFRRSRLKLRDGNRISLPSDFQHKITVQASPSLDRRRSLLGSSFSPPTSPPILPRLRAIQLTPGAGAQAWGRNAAFQHDEEEEKEERKSSRKNRRIRGTGPLREHSADETLRPPKEGNRQRSCSAPNLRRSPRHSPAVPGVPSLAETENEDCCCQAEPGNSPSQSYLCIPFHREGPVADGYGGVDSQTPDASPNFSSRRSPSGGRRSELVLLGCGALLAAVGLGLNLLELSQPEESTRTRWDTLFHRAGGHRHNTSPPTRKLFKRESPLRPPPLPPSLTLLSLSSVSDCNSTRSLLRSDSEELLVYRPPSPPKAPPPAPPPPQTPPPPLPPNPLVNTHLESFKRNPRQSLTPTHIPSASSSTRSLHRTPSDGAIKRGGVPNHTHPVTPAKATQDNSVVSPWGLKEDTGEVPRLPDPNVVFPPTPRRRCQLERPKTLDFMARPRPSPRARCEAPWGDSPAHTSSTETPPTVEFSGGVAVLPTPMELPTPCSPWKTGSLLDQQDEGQCMDGTRPLCRPEPTLPKSSPYRVRPGFWS, from the exons ATGGATGCCTTCAGATCCCCTTTTGACAACAGTTTAACTAGTAACGGCTGCACGGCGCAAACACTGAATAGAGGGTCTGAGACTGTCTGTTGGCCGGATACATGCGTCCCCGAAAATGGCACTGCGGTTCCTGCCCCGGCAGTGCCACCCGTCTCTGGATACTGGACAGCTGTCTTTGATTATGATGCAAACGCTGAGGACGAGCTCAGCCTGCGAAAGGGGGACTTGGTGGAGGTCCTGTCAAAGGACTCTTTGGTGTCTGGGGACGAGGGTTGGTGGACGGGCAAGATAGAGGACCGTGTCGGAATCTTCCCGAGTAACTACGTTATCAGTGGCAATGACATCTCAGAAAAGATACGGGACTCGACCTCAGAGGATTACGCCGACTATTCGGTACCTCAGTTGCACC tgttGGAGATTGAGTTCTCAGAGCTGGTGCTGGAGGAGATCATCGGGGTCGGTGGTTTTGGGAAGGTGTACCGGGCATTGTGGAGGGGTAACGAGGTGGCGGTAAAGGCAGCTCGGCGCGACCTGGACGAGGACGCAGAGCAGACTTTGGAGAGCGTTCGTCAGGAGGCCAAGCTCTTCGCCATGCTGCATCACCCCAACGTCATGGGCCTGCTGGGCGTGTGCCTTCGCGAACCCAATCTGTGTCTAGTGATGGAGTACGCCCGCGGTGGGCCACTTAACCGCGCCCTGGCCGGAAAACGTATCCCTCCGCACACGCTGGTGGACTGGGCGGTGCAGGTCGCTCAGGCTATGAGATACCTTCACTGCCAGGCCATTGTTCCCATCATTCACCGAGACCTCAAGTCCAGCAACG TCCTGATTCTGGAGAAGGTAGAGAACGATGACTTGAGCAACAAGACTCTGAAGATCACAGATTTTGGCTTGGCGCGAGAATGGCACCGCACCACCAAGATGAGCGCGGCAGGCACCTACGCCTGGATGGCACCCGAGGTCATCCGCTCCTCCACCTTTTCCAAGGGCAGCGATGTGTGGAG TTATGGTGTGCTTTTATGGGAGCTGCTGACAGGCGAGGTGCCATTTCGAGGTATTGATGGTTTGGCCGTGGCATATGGAGTCGCCATGAACAAACTGGCACTGCCAATCCCCTCGACCTGCCCAGAGCCTTTCGCTCGCCTTATAGAAG ACTGTTGGAACTTAGATCCCCATTCCCGCCCCACCTTCACCAATATCCTGGACCAGCTGACGGCCATCGAAGAGTCAGGCTTCTTTGAGATGCCTGTGGAGTCCTTCCATTCCCTGCAGGATGACTGGAAAGTTGAAATCCAGGAGATGTTCGACCAGCTCAGGGCAAAAGAGAAG GAGCTACGTTCATGGGAAGAGGAGCTGAGCAAGGCAGCACTGCAGCAAAAGTGCCAGGAGGAGGCGCTAAGGAGGCGTGAGCAGGAGCTGGCCGAGAGGGAGATCCACATCCTGGAACGTGAGCTCAATGTCATCATTCACCAGCTGTATCGAGAGAAACCACGTGTGGAAAGTCGCCAGGGAAAATTCCGCCGCAGCCGACTTAAATTACGTGACGGCAACCGCATCAGCCTGCCTTCTG ATTTCCAGCATAAAATTACGGTGCAGGCGTCTCCATCTCTGGACCGCCGGCGAAGTCTACTAGGCAGCAGCTTCAGCCCCCCCACCAGCCCACCCATCCTACCACGTCTCCGAGCTATCCAgt TGACTCCTGGAGCTGGGGCTCAAGCGTGGGGTCGTAATGCAGCTTTTCAacatgatgaagaggaggaaaaagaagagaggaagagttcTCGTAAAAACCGACGTATCCGTGGCACGGGGCCACTCCGGGAGCACAGTGCCGATGAAAC GTTAAGGCCTCCGAAAGAGGGGAATAGGCAGCGTTCATGCAGTGCTCCAAATCTGCGAAGGTCACCCAGACACAGCCCTGCAGTTCCAGGTGTTCCCAGCCTGGCAGAGACAG AGAATGAAGATTGCTGCTGTCAGGCAGAGCCGGGTAACTCTCCCAGCCAATCCTACCTCTGCATCCCTTTTCACCGGGAGGGCCCTGTTGCCGATGGTTACGGAGGAGTGGATAGCCAGACCCCAGATGCCTCACCGAATTTCTCATCCCGGCGAAGTCCCAGTGGGGGTCGGAGGTCTGAACTGGTGTTACTGGGCTGCGGTGCGTTGCTGGCAGCTGTGGGGTTGGGTCTGAACCTCCTGGAGCTAAGCCAACCGGAGgagagcacacgcacacgctggGATACGCTTTTTCACCGTGCCGGGGGCCACCGGCACAACACAAGCCCCCCCACACGAAAGCTGTTCAAACGAGAGAGCCCGCTGCGACCACCTCCTCTGCCCCCCTCACTCACgctgctctccctctcctctgtctctgactgcaACTCCACACGTTCGCTCCTGCGTTCGGACAGCGAGGAGCTGCTAGTGTACCGACCCCCCTCCCCGCCCAAAGCTCCACCCCCAGCACCGCCTCCTCCGCagaccccacctccacccctgCCTCCCAATCCATTGGTCAACACCCACTTGGAGAGTTTTAAGAGGAATCCGCGTCAATcgctcacacccacacatataccTTCTGCCTCTAGCTCAACCCGTAGCCTCCACCGTACGCCATCCGATGGGGCCATCAAGAGGGGTGGTGTTCCAAACCACACCCATCCAGTTACACCTGCTAAAGCCACACAAGACAACTCAG TTGTTAGTCCATGGGGCCTGAAAGAAGATACTGGTGAGGTGCCTCGTTTGCCGGATCCGAACGTGGTTTTTCCTCCCACCCCACGCCGCCGATGTCAACTGGAACGACCTAAAACTCTAGATTTCATGGCgaggccccgcccctcaccacGTGCTCGCTGTGAAGCACCCTGGGGTGACTCCCCTGCTCACACGTCCAGTACTGAAACCCCACCCACTGTGGAGTTTAGTGGTGGAGTTGCAGTGTTGCCAACCCCAATGGAGCTACCAACCCCATGCTCTCCCTGGAAGACTGGCAGCCTTCTGGACCAGCAAGATGAGGGCCAGTGTATGGATGGAACACGCCCGCTCTGCAGACCTGAGCCCACTCTACCCAAAAGCTCCCCGTACAGAGTGCGGCCAGGTTTCTGGTCTTAA